In the Methylophilus sp. 5 genome, one interval contains:
- a CDS encoding FAD/NAD(P)-binding oxidoreductase: MSTSNFDIVIVGGGAAGCAIAASLKKRAPALNIAIIEPSDQHYYQPAWTLVGAGEFDAQKTVRAMADCIPAGITWLQAAATKFEPEQKQVVTDKLGTIQYQQLVVAAGLKLNWAGIKGLPETLGKHGVTSNYRFDLAPYTWQLVQQLQSGKALFTQPPMPIKCAGAPQKALYLSCAEWLGKGRLGNIKASFYSATPTLFGVKEYVEPLMQYIRRYQVDLHLNSTLVEVDGLGKTAWFNIKDAEGNVSRISETFDLLHVVPPQTAPDFIKQSPLANADGWVEVDQHSLQHVRYPDVFGVGDCTNTPNAKTAAAARKQVVIAAENLLAARAGKALPSRYDGYGSCPLTVEKGKIILAEFGYGGKIVPTFPWDSTKPRRSAWLLKKYVLPPLYWHLMLKGREWLARCSACG; this comes from the coding sequence ATGAGTACATCTAATTTCGACATTGTCATTGTCGGCGGCGGCGCAGCAGGCTGTGCCATCGCTGCCAGTTTAAAAAAGCGTGCGCCGGCACTCAACATTGCCATCATAGAACCCTCTGACCAACACTATTACCAGCCCGCCTGGACGCTGGTTGGTGCCGGTGAGTTTGATGCTCAAAAAACAGTGCGCGCCATGGCTGACTGCATTCCCGCAGGCATCACCTGGTTGCAAGCCGCAGCGACCAAGTTCGAGCCAGAACAAAAGCAGGTCGTTACCGATAAACTGGGCACGATTCAATACCAGCAATTAGTGGTCGCTGCGGGCCTAAAGCTCAATTGGGCCGGCATTAAAGGCTTGCCGGAAACCTTAGGCAAGCATGGCGTCACCTCCAACTATCGCTTTGACCTGGCGCCATATACTTGGCAACTGGTGCAACAATTGCAGTCTGGCAAAGCTTTGTTTACCCAACCACCGATGCCAATCAAATGTGCAGGCGCGCCGCAAAAGGCGCTGTATCTCTCCTGTGCCGAGTGGTTAGGCAAAGGCCGCTTGGGCAATATTAAAGCCTCGTTTTACAGCGCGACACCTACCCTGTTTGGCGTCAAAGAGTATGTGGAACCTTTAATGCAATATATTCGCCGCTATCAAGTAGATTTGCATTTGAACAGCACGCTGGTAGAGGTCGATGGCCTGGGCAAAACCGCCTGGTTTAATATTAAGGATGCCGAAGGCAATGTGAGCCGCATTAGCGAAACGTTTGACCTGCTACATGTGGTGCCGCCACAAACCGCACCAGACTTTATCAAGCAAAGCCCGTTAGCCAATGCCGATGGCTGGGTTGAAGTTGACCAGCACAGTTTGCAACATGTGCGCTACCCGGATGTTTTTGGTGTGGGTGACTGCACCAACACCCCCAATGCCAAAACAGCGGCCGCCGCACGCAAGCAAGTGGTGATCGCTGCCGAAAACCTGCTGGCAGCCCGCGCCGGGAAAGCCCTGCCTTCACGTTATGATGGCTATGGGTCCTGCCCGCTGACGGTAGAAAAAGGCAAAATCATTTTGGCCGAATTTGGTTACGGCGGCAAAATCGTGCCGACCTTCCCTTGGGACTCAACCAAACCACGCCGCAGCGCCTGGTTACTCAAAAAATATGTATTACCGCCACTTTACTGGCACCTGATGCTCAAGGGTCGTGAATGGCTGGCGCGCTGCAGCGCGTGTGGTTAG
- a CDS encoding glycine zipper 2TM domain-containing protein, translated as MRKLIGLTVVMMAASQSAFADAEYIDRARVLSVAPQVQQINQPRQECHTDYVRESVYESNRSNTGAIVGGVAGGLLGSTIGRGNGRVAAAAVGAGVGAIVGDRVGNQNAYGNERIVTRPIEQCVLVDQWQTVTTGYVVNYEYQGRQYSTMMDRDPGPVLDVAVSVRPNVVQIQPMPASVYRPAAMRGRGPGQHRQYW; from the coding sequence ATGCGTAAACTGATAGGATTAACGGTCGTGATGATGGCAGCTAGCCAGAGTGCATTTGCCGATGCCGAGTATATTGACCGGGCCAGAGTGCTGTCGGTCGCACCGCAAGTGCAGCAAATCAACCAGCCGCGCCAGGAATGTCATACCGACTATGTGCGTGAAAGCGTGTATGAGTCCAATCGCTCTAACACCGGTGCAATTGTCGGTGGCGTCGCTGGTGGTTTATTAGGCAGCACCATTGGTCGTGGTAACGGCCGTGTTGCGGCCGCTGCGGTTGGTGCTGGTGTGGGTGCCATTGTCGGCGACCGTGTCGGTAACCAAAATGCCTATGGTAACGAACGCATTGTGACGCGCCCGATTGAACAATGTGTGCTGGTCGACCAATGGCAAACTGTGACCACAGGCTATGTGGTGAATTACGAATATCAAGGTCGCCAATATTCGACCATGATGGACCGAGATCCAGGCCCGGTGTTGGATGTGGCCGTATCAGTCAGACCGAATGTGGTGCAGATTCAGCCGATGCCAGCGTCAGTGTACCGTCCAGCGGCGATGAGAGGGCGTGGGCCAGGCCAGCATCGTCAATATTGGTAA
- a CDS encoding leucyl aminopeptidase family protein — protein MRIEWSQTSEVSSTLLSACAKHILVVFEEPFFSSLPFADIFVAKLQRAGLTAADLKDKPVTLELADGTLVSMCQLDAAASTFALATALRAAVKPLLAEHPVRIALAVYSKKHTDCFARLAAYVTLVNAQALPLLKQKPAGPKLREISVFGVSDIGWTSEVTALAAGNTVCRALTMTPPNMLTPALYRQCLQTMASEKGWQYAEWDTDALRQLGAGAFVAVAQGSEPQDAAIVKLSYRHPQAEKTLALVGKGICFDTGGHNLKSAKYMQGMHQDMNGSAVAVGVLQAISAQQLPINVDCWLALAQNHIGPNAYKQNDVIAALNGMTIEIVHTDAEGRMVLADTLTLASRDQPDVMIDYATLTGSMQTALGSRMSGIVANHAALSSQMVEAGAASGERVVAFPYAEDYDSALDSDIADIKQCTMDSDADHMLAARFLGKFIEGDVAWCHIDLSSYSHKDGLGAVASEVNGFGVALTLQWLQAFMAGQSS, from the coding sequence ATGCGCATCGAGTGGTCCCAAACTTCAGAAGTCAGTTCAACCTTATTATCAGCCTGTGCCAAACATATATTGGTCGTGTTTGAAGAACCGTTTTTTTCATCACTGCCTTTTGCCGATATATTCGTGGCCAAATTGCAGCGCGCAGGCCTCACTGCGGCAGATTTAAAAGACAAACCAGTCACACTTGAGCTGGCAGACGGCACGTTGGTCAGCATGTGTCAGCTGGATGCCGCGGCCTCGACATTTGCCTTGGCCACAGCCTTACGTGCAGCAGTTAAGCCGCTGCTGGCTGAGCATCCAGTACGCATTGCGCTGGCCGTGTATTCAAAAAAACATACCGACTGCTTTGCCAGGCTGGCCGCGTACGTCACGCTGGTGAACGCGCAAGCATTGCCGCTGCTGAAACAGAAGCCTGCGGGGCCAAAATTGCGTGAAATTAGCGTGTTTGGTGTGAGCGATATTGGTTGGACGAGTGAAGTCACCGCGTTGGCCGCAGGCAATACAGTTTGCCGCGCGCTGACCATGACGCCGCCCAATATGTTAACGCCAGCGCTCTACCGGCAGTGTTTGCAAACCATGGCCAGTGAAAAAGGCTGGCAATATGCTGAGTGGGACACAGACGCGCTCAGGCAATTAGGCGCGGGTGCTTTTGTAGCGGTGGCGCAAGGCTCTGAGCCGCAAGACGCTGCGATCGTCAAATTGTCTTATCGTCATCCGCAAGCTGAAAAAACGCTGGCGTTGGTCGGCAAAGGCATTTGTTTTGATACCGGCGGCCACAATTTAAAGTCAGCCAAATATATGCAGGGCATGCATCAGGACATGAACGGCAGTGCGGTGGCGGTGGGGGTGTTGCAGGCCATCAGTGCGCAGCAATTGCCGATCAATGTTGATTGCTGGTTGGCGCTGGCGCAAAACCATATTGGCCCTAATGCCTACAAGCAAAATGATGTGATTGCCGCGCTCAATGGCATGACCATAGAAATAGTACACACCGATGCCGAAGGCCGCATGGTGCTGGCCGATACCTTAACGCTGGCCAGCCGTGATCAGCCTGATGTGATGATTGATTACGCTACGCTGACAGGCAGCATGCAAACGGCACTAGGGTCACGTATGAGCGGGATTGTTGCCAACCATGCGGCATTGTCGAGCCAGATGGTGGAGGCGGGGGCTGCCAGTGGCGAGCGCGTGGTGGCTTTTCCGTATGCTGAGGATTATGACAGTGCGCTGGATAGCGACATTGCCGATATCAAGCAATGCACCATGGACAGCGATGCCGACCATATGCTGGCGGCGCGCTTTCTAGGTAAGTTTATCGAAGGAGATGTGGCCTGGTGCCACATTGATTTGTCTTCTTATAGCCATAAAGACGGTTTAGGTGCGGTGGCCAGTGAGGTGAACGGTTTTGGGGTCGCGCTCACCTTGCAATGGCTGCAGGCCTTTATGGCGGGTCAATCAAGCTAA
- the aceE gene encoding pyruvate dehydrogenase (acetyl-transferring), homodimeric type: MATHSQAHLNETDPQETQEWLEALSAVIENEGPERAHFLLEAMIDQARRSGGHLPYKATTAYVNTIPTHLQGKLQGDPEMERRVRALIRWNAIMTVLRANEKSPGIGGHIASFQSAATLYDVGFNHFFRAANETFGGDCIYFQGHSSPGVYARAFLEGRISEEQMDNFRQETGGNGLSSYPHPWLMPDFWQFPTVSMGLGPLAGIYQARFLKYLHNRGIADTADRKVWVFCGDGEMDEPESQGAISLAAREGLDNLIFVINCNLQRLDGPVRGNGKIIQELESNFRGAGWNAIKVIWGSYWDPLLSMDKDGILRKRMEECVDGEYQNFKQKGGAYTREYFFGKYPELREMVAAMSDADIWRLNRGGHDPHKVFAAYHAAANHKGQPTVILAKTVKGYGMGEAGEGQNTTHQQKSMDIASLKAFRDRFDLPLTDEQVENLSYYRPAEDSPEIKYMMERRAALGGFVPSRRRKGNELTVPELSAFENMLGATGEREISTTMAFVRILSTLVRDKQVGKYVVPIVPDEARTFGMEGMFRQLGIYSSVGQLYEPQDSDQVMFYKESKSGQILEEGINEAGSFASWLAAATSYSVTGTQMIPFYIYYSMFGFQRIGDFAWAAGDSRARGFLLGATAGRTTLNGEGLQHEDGHSHLMSATIPNCVSYDPTFAYELAVIIQEGMHRMVQNQEDVYYYITLMNENYTHPAMPEGSAAGILKGMYSFSKSKTKGPKVQLMGSGVILREVIAAAELLEKDWGVSADVWSVTSFTELRRDGIDAERHNLLNPEAKPVLSYVAQSLAKAEGPVVASTDYMRSFADQIRPFVPNRFVTLGTDGYGRSDSREALRSFFEVDRYYVVLAALKALADDGKLPAAKATEAIKKYNIDISRANPATI; the protein is encoded by the coding sequence ATGGCAACGCATTCGCAAGCACACCTCAATGAAACTGACCCGCAAGAAACGCAAGAGTGGTTAGAAGCCCTCAGTGCTGTTATTGAGAATGAAGGGCCAGAACGTGCCCACTTCCTGCTGGAAGCAATGATTGATCAAGCCCGCCGTTCCGGCGGCCATTTGCCTTATAAGGCGACCACCGCTTACGTTAACACCATCCCTACCCACTTGCAGGGCAAACTGCAAGGCGACCCGGAGATGGAGCGCCGTGTCCGTGCACTGATCCGCTGGAATGCGATCATGACCGTACTGCGTGCCAACGAAAAATCGCCAGGTATCGGCGGCCACATTGCCAGCTTCCAGTCAGCAGCAACATTGTACGACGTTGGTTTTAACCACTTTTTCCGTGCTGCCAACGAAACCTTTGGCGGCGACTGTATTTACTTCCAGGGGCACTCGTCTCCTGGCGTGTATGCACGTGCCTTTCTGGAAGGCCGCATTAGCGAAGAGCAAATGGATAACTTCCGTCAGGAAACCGGCGGCAATGGCTTATCCAGCTACCCACACCCATGGTTGATGCCAGATTTCTGGCAGTTCCCAACGGTCTCTATGGGCCTGGGCCCATTGGCGGGTATTTACCAGGCACGTTTCCTCAAGTACCTGCATAACCGCGGCATTGCCGATACGGCTGACCGCAAGGTGTGGGTATTCTGCGGCGATGGCGAGATGGACGAGCCGGAATCACAAGGCGCGATTTCACTGGCGGCGCGTGAAGGCCTGGATAACCTGATTTTTGTCATCAACTGTAACTTGCAGCGCCTGGATGGCCCGGTGCGTGGCAACGGCAAAATCATCCAGGAGCTCGAATCCAACTTCCGCGGTGCGGGCTGGAACGCGATCAAAGTCATCTGGGGTTCTTACTGGGATCCTTTGCTGTCCATGGACAAAGACGGCATCCTGCGCAAACGCATGGAAGAATGCGTGGATGGTGAATACCAGAACTTCAAGCAAAAAGGTGGCGCCTACACGCGTGAATACTTCTTTGGCAAATATCCTGAATTGCGCGAAATGGTGGCTGCGATGTCAGATGCTGACATCTGGCGCCTGAACCGCGGTGGTCACGATCCGCACAAAGTGTTTGCGGCTTACCATGCTGCGGCAAACCATAAAGGTCAGCCAACCGTTATTTTAGCCAAAACCGTCAAAGGTTACGGCATGGGTGAGGCCGGTGAAGGCCAAAACACCACGCACCAGCAAAAGAGCATGGATATTGCTTCCCTTAAGGCGTTCCGTGACCGGTTTGACCTGCCATTGACTGACGAGCAGGTAGAAAACCTGTCTTATTACCGCCCGGCTGAAGACAGCCCGGAAATCAAATACATGATGGAGCGTCGTGCCGCGTTGGGTGGTTTTGTGCCTAGCCGTCGCCGTAAAGGCAACGAGCTGACCGTGCCTGAGCTGTCAGCATTTGAAAACATGCTGGGCGCCACTGGTGAGCGTGAAATCTCGACCACCATGGCCTTTGTGCGTATCTTGTCTACCCTGGTGCGTGACAAGCAAGTCGGCAAATATGTGGTGCCTATCGTGCCAGACGAAGCGCGTACATTTGGTATGGAAGGCATGTTCCGCCAATTGGGTATTTACTCCTCTGTTGGCCAACTGTATGAGCCACAAGATTCTGACCAGGTGATGTTCTACAAAGAATCTAAAAGCGGCCAGATTTTAGAAGAAGGCATTAACGAAGCGGGCTCATTTGCCAGCTGGCTGGCGGCAGCGACGTCTTACAGCGTCACCGGCACCCAGATGATTCCGTTCTACATTTACTACTCAATGTTTGGCTTCCAGCGTATTGGTGACTTTGCCTGGGCGGCTGGCGACAGCCGTGCACGTGGCTTCTTGCTGGGTGCAACAGCGGGCAGAACAACCTTGAACGGTGAAGGCTTGCAGCACGAAGATGGCCACAGTCATCTGATGTCGGCAACGATTCCAAACTGCGTGTCTTACGATCCGACGTTTGCTTACGAGCTGGCCGTGATTATTCAGGAAGGTATGCACCGCATGGTGCAAAACCAGGAAGATGTGTATTACTACATCACCCTGATGAACGAAAACTATACGCATCCGGCCATGCCAGAAGGCAGCGCCGCCGGCATTCTCAAAGGCATGTACAGCTTCAGCAAGTCCAAAACCAAAGGCCCTAAAGTACAACTGATGGGCTCAGGCGTGATTCTGCGCGAAGTGATTGCCGCCGCCGAGTTGCTGGAAAAAGACTGGGGCGTGTCTGCTGACGTATGGAGTGTGACCAGCTTTACCGAGTTACGGCGCGATGGGATTGATGCCGAGCGTCATAACCTGCTCAACCCGGAAGCCAAACCAGTGCTGAGTTATGTGGCTCAAAGCCTGGCAAAAGCCGAAGGCCCGGTAGTTGCCTCAACTGACTATATGCGTAGCTTTGCAGACCAGATTCGCCCGTTTGTGCCTAACAGATTCGTGACCCTGGGCACCGATGGTTATGGCCGCTCAGACTCACGCGAAGCCTTGCGTAGCTTCTTTGAAGTTGACCGCTACTATGTGGTACTGGCTGCCTTGAAAGCACTGGCTGACGACGGAAAACTGCCTGCGGCCAAAGCAACTGAAGCGATTAAAAAATATAATATCGACATTAGTCGTGCCAATCCGGCCACGATCTAA
- a CDS encoding helix-turn-helix transcriptional regulator: MQTSDITVDLFDQLRASADQASQLMKAMANTDRLMLLCQLSQGEKSVSALETNLNLRQPSLSQQLTVLREAQLVSTRREGKNVYYSIGSPAALAVIQVLHREFCQKQERCQTAAAAQLKSA, encoded by the coding sequence ATGCAAACGTCGGATATTACGGTGGATCTTTTTGACCAGTTAAGAGCATCCGCCGATCAGGCCAGCCAGTTGATGAAAGCAATGGCAAACACTGATCGGTTGATGCTGTTATGTCAATTATCACAAGGTGAAAAATCAGTCAGCGCGTTGGAAACCAACCTGAATTTGAGGCAGCCCAGCCTGTCGCAACAATTAACCGTATTACGCGAGGCGCAACTGGTCAGCACACGGCGCGAAGGCAAAAATGTCTATTACAGCATAGGCAGCCCGGCCGCGCTGGCAGTGATTCAGGTGTTGCACCGCGAATTTTGCCAAAAACAGGAGCGTTGCCAAACCGCAGCCGCCGCGCAGCTCAAAAGCGCATAA
- a CDS encoding TIGR01244 family sulfur transferase, with translation MDIKTIDQRYSVSDQLTASDLDTLAAQGITLVVNFRPDGEGGESQPANAILAEKAASLGMAYAFIPVLPNQIKPEHVQQLQTLLSQHAGPALGFCRTGNRANQVYQLASQAPAAAKPACCSQPAAQEGLINKVKSWFND, from the coding sequence ATGGATATAAAAACGATAGATCAACGCTATAGTGTCAGCGACCAGTTAACCGCCTCTGACTTAGACACATTGGCAGCACAAGGCATCACATTGGTGGTTAATTTCAGGCCAGATGGTGAAGGTGGCGAATCGCAACCAGCCAATGCAATCCTCGCCGAAAAAGCGGCTTCATTGGGCATGGCCTACGCGTTTATCCCAGTGCTACCCAACCAGATTAAACCTGAACACGTGCAACAACTGCAAACATTACTGAGCCAGCATGCAGGCCCTGCACTGGGGTTTTGCCGCACGGGCAACCGGGCCAATCAAGTGTATCAACTGGCGTCACAGGCACCAGCAGCGGCCAAACCGGCCTGTTGCAGCCAGCCCGCAGCACAAGAGGGCTTGATCAATAAAGTCAAAAGCTGGTTTAACGATTAA
- the trxB gene encoding thioredoxin-disulfide reductase, with the protein MATKHARLMILGSGPAGYTAAVYAARANLNPVLITGLAQGGQLMTTTEVDNWPADADGVMGPELMARFQQHAERFNTEMIFDHIHTTHLKEKPIRLVGDNSEYTCDALIIATGASAKYLGLPSEEAFAGKGVSACATCDGFFYRNQEVAVIGGGNTAVEEALYLANIASKVTLVHRRDKFKAEAILVDKLMARVKEGKIVLETFHTLDEVLGDNTGVTGMRLKDVNAGTTKDITLKGVFIAIGHQPNTQIFEGQLEMEGGYIVTHTGRQGNFTATSIPGVFAAGDVQDHIYRQAVTSAGTGCMAALDAERYLTSLE; encoded by the coding sequence ATGGCAACGAAACATGCCCGTTTAATGATTCTTGGCTCAGGCCCTGCTGGCTACACCGCAGCCGTCTATGCCGCTCGCGCAAACCTTAACCCGGTGTTAATTACTGGCCTGGCACAAGGCGGCCAGCTAATGACAACCACCGAGGTTGATAACTGGCCAGCCGATGCCGATGGCGTGATGGGCCCAGAGTTGATGGCACGTTTTCAGCAACATGCCGAACGCTTTAATACCGAGATGATTTTTGACCACATCCACACCACGCATCTGAAAGAAAAGCCGATTCGTTTGGTGGGTGATAACAGTGAATACACCTGTGATGCGTTGATTATTGCCACCGGCGCCTCAGCCAAATACTTAGGCCTGCCTAGTGAAGAGGCCTTCGCAGGCAAAGGGGTGTCTGCGTGTGCCACGTGTGACGGCTTTTTTTACCGTAACCAGGAGGTCGCCGTGATTGGTGGCGGCAACACGGCGGTAGAAGAGGCGTTGTACCTGGCCAATATTGCCAGCAAAGTTACCTTGGTGCATCGCCGCGACAAATTCAAAGCGGAAGCGATTCTGGTCGACAAACTGATGGCCCGCGTCAAAGAAGGCAAGATCGTACTGGAAACTTTCCACACGCTGGATGAAGTCTTGGGCGACAACACAGGTGTGACTGGCATGCGCCTCAAAGACGTAAACGCTGGCACCACCAAAGACATTACGCTTAAAGGCGTATTTATTGCCATTGGCCACCAGCCAAATACGCAAATTTTTGAAGGCCAGCTAGAAATGGAAGGCGGCTATATCGTGACGCACACGGGCCGTCAGGGTAATTTTACGGCCACCAGTATTCCTGGGGTGTTTGCCGCAGGCGACGTGCAAGACCATATTTACCGCCAGGCGGTGACCAGTGCGGGCACTGGTTGTATGGCGGCGCTGGATGCTGAGCGTTATTTGACTAGCCTGGAGTAA
- a CDS encoding Crp/Fnr family transcriptional regulator encodes MMQSLSWISLFPELEALEDTAKKLLTQYARIVEAPIGTIGYREGDHCGGYVLRLKGRSRVYKMSASGREIVLYRVGAGETCVITTTCLLGNSQYPASTIVEEEIQDVIVPDTTFHKLMIDSPVFRQYVMQNYGALISDLIVLLDEVAFQTLDARLAKWLLDMGNNTIQRTHQQIADELGTAREVISRQLKRLEQKGWLTMGRGVIEIQQRGELLKLANSSQ; translated from the coding sequence ATGATGCAATCACTGTCATGGATCAGTTTGTTTCCTGAGCTGGAAGCGCTGGAAGACACGGCTAAAAAACTGCTCACACAATATGCACGTATTGTAGAAGCGCCCATTGGCACCATCGGTTATCGTGAAGGTGATCATTGCGGTGGTTATGTGTTGCGACTCAAAGGCCGTTCGCGCGTGTATAAAATGTCTGCCAGTGGCCGTGAAATTGTGCTTTACCGGGTGGGGGCGGGCGAAACCTGTGTCATCACCACCACTTGCTTGCTAGGCAATAGCCAATATCCGGCCTCTACCATCGTCGAAGAAGAAATCCAGGATGTGATCGTGCCGGACACAACTTTTCATAAGCTGATGATCGACTCGCCGGTGTTCAGGCAATATGTGATGCAAAACTATGGCGCGCTGATCAGTGACCTGATTGTGTTGCTGGATGAAGTCGCTTTTCAAACGCTGGATGCCCGTTTAGCTAAATGGTTGCTCGACATGGGCAATAACACCATTCAACGCACGCACCAGCAAATTGCCGACGAATTGGGCACCGCCCGTGAGGTGATCAGCCGCCAGTTAAAACGCCTGGAACAAAAAGGCTGGTTGACCATGGGCCGCGGGGTGATTGAAATCCAGCAGCGCGGTGAATTACTTAAACTGGCCAACAGCAGTCAGTAA
- a CDS encoding Smr/MutS family protein: protein MSQALPDKDEDDASLFHEAVKGARPVKTTRISHAPKKPKPIPRQLIRDEKQALIDSLSDDYIPAHELESGEELLYLREGQSPMVLSKLRRGHWVVQAHIDLHGLISDEARLYVSEFIANCKKRGLRCVRIVHGKGLGSRNKEPVLKHKLRNWLMQKDEVIAYAQARATDGGGGAVIVLLKA from the coding sequence ATGTCGCAAGCGCTACCAGACAAGGACGAAGATGATGCTTCACTGTTTCACGAAGCAGTGAAAGGCGCACGCCCGGTCAAAACCACGCGCATTTCTCACGCGCCTAAAAAACCAAAACCGATCCCCAGGCAATTGATCCGCGACGAAAAACAAGCACTGATTGATTCACTCAGCGATGATTACATTCCGGCGCACGAACTCGAAAGCGGCGAAGAATTACTGTATTTGCGCGAAGGCCAATCGCCCATGGTGTTGAGCAAGTTGCGGCGCGGACATTGGGTGGTGCAAGCACACATAGACTTGCACGGCCTGATTAGCGACGAAGCCCGTTTGTATGTCTCAGAATTTATTGCCAATTGCAAAAAACGCGGCTTGCGCTGTGTGCGCATTGTGCACGGCAAAGGCCTGGGTTCACGCAATAAAGAGCCGGTGCTTAAACACAAACTGCGCAATTGGCTGATGCAAAAAGATGAGGTGATTGCCTACGCCCAGGCACGCGCCACAGATGGCGGTGGCGGCGCAGTGATCGTGCTGCTCAAAGCATAA
- a CDS encoding Dps family protein gives MDIGINNENRQEIAHGLSKLLADTYTLYLKTHYFHWNVTGPMFNTLHLMFETQYTELALAVDLVAERIRSLGVNAPGTYAQFGKLTSIEETIDVPKANDMIRELVAGHEAVCRTARSVFPAAEKASDEATADLLTQRLQLHEKTAWMLRSLLE, from the coding sequence ATGGATATCGGAATTAACAACGAAAATCGCCAGGAAATCGCGCATGGTTTATCCAAGCTGCTGGCAGACACTTACACTTTATACCTGAAAACGCACTACTTTCACTGGAACGTCACCGGGCCAATGTTTAATACATTGCACCTGATGTTTGAAACCCAGTATACCGAGTTGGCGCTGGCGGTTGACCTGGTTGCCGAACGCATTCGCTCATTGGGTGTGAATGCCCCGGGCACCTATGCCCAGTTTGGCAAACTGACCTCGATTGAAGAAACCATAGATGTGCCAAAAGCCAATGACATGATTCGTGAGCTGGTTGCTGGCCACGAAGCGGTCTGTCGCACTGCGCGCAGTGTGTTTCCAGCCGCAGAAAAAGCCTCTGATGAAGCCACCGCTGACTTATTAACCCAACGCCTGCAATTGCATGAAAAAACAGCATGGATGTTAAGGAGCTTGCTGGAATAA